One window of Microbacterium sp. Root61 genomic DNA carries:
- a CDS encoding SDR family oxidoreductase, which translates to MDLTLSGSVAVVTGASRGIGVAVTRSLLREGCKVIGIARGSMPEDEDLRNHAGFSYLRADLSDLDAIEALAAVLPGRIDVLVNNVGSAPPRPGGFGSIADRDWLSTLTLNLLAAVRMTRTVLPRIPPGGAVVNVASENSKLADPLVMDYSAAKAGLLSFTKSLSKELGPKGVRVNSISPGPVATDLWLGAGGVAEQVAAATGGRAEQVRAGAESAMPTGRFTRPEEVADLIAVLASPRFGNVTGSDFVIDGGMRPTI; encoded by the coding sequence ATGGATCTGACACTGAGTGGAAGCGTCGCGGTAGTGACCGGCGCGAGTCGAGGCATCGGCGTGGCGGTGACCCGTTCACTGTTGCGCGAAGGGTGCAAGGTGATCGGGATCGCGCGCGGGTCGATGCCAGAGGATGAGGATCTTCGGAATCACGCCGGCTTCTCCTACCTGCGCGCGGATCTCTCGGACCTGGACGCGATCGAGGCTCTTGCTGCGGTACTCCCGGGCCGCATCGACGTGCTCGTGAACAATGTCGGATCTGCACCGCCGCGTCCGGGCGGATTCGGCAGCATCGCGGATCGGGATTGGCTCAGCACGCTCACACTGAATCTGCTCGCGGCGGTTCGAATGACCCGCACCGTCCTGCCGCGTATTCCTCCCGGAGGTGCCGTCGTGAATGTCGCTTCGGAGAACTCGAAGCTCGCGGACCCTCTGGTGATGGACTACAGCGCGGCCAAGGCCGGCCTGCTGAGCTTCACGAAGTCCCTGTCGAAGGAGCTCGGACCGAAGGGCGTGCGAGTGAACTCCATCAGTCCGGGTCCGGTGGCGACGGATCTGTGGCTCGGCGCCGGGGGCGTCGCCGAGCAGGTCGCGGCCGCGACCGGCGGGCGCGCGGAGCAGGTGCGCGCCGGAGCCGAGAGCGCGATGCCGACAGGCCGCTTCACCCGCCCCGAAGAAGTCGCTGACCTCATCGCCGTCCTGGCCAGTCCGCGATTCGGGAACGTGACAGGGTCCGACTTCGTCATCGACGGCGGGATGCGCCCCACGATCTGA
- a CDS encoding methionine/alanine import family NSS transporter small subunit — MTTTAIVMMIIAMVTVWGGLVAAIINLARHPEVAETEPAPPVEL, encoded by the coding sequence ATGACCACGACAGCAATCGTCATGATGATCATCGCCATGGTCACCGTGTGGGGTGGACTGGTGGCCGCGATCATCAACCTCGCCCGTCACCCCGAGGTCGCCGAGACGGAGCCGGCGCCTCCGGTCGAGCTGTGA
- a CDS encoding flavin reductase family protein yields the protein MFYETDTETSGLPYNPFKASCVPRPIGWISTVDTDGVPNLAPYSQFQNVTWDPPTISVAVNCQPDGRPKDTAANAMATGQLGWSMATERHFDEMVMTNHDLPPAVDEFEYANLESTPSRLIAPPLVAGAPVKFECELQQSIYLPGRTPESSTHLLIARVIGIHIDEDFLTDGMLDIAKMRPLARLGYLDFTVVEKTVQPPTASLRSPDSIAFMAEQKAG from the coding sequence ATGTTCTACGAAACTGACACGGAAACAAGCGGGCTGCCGTACAACCCGTTCAAGGCGAGCTGCGTGCCACGCCCGATCGGCTGGATATCGACAGTCGACACCGACGGAGTGCCGAATCTTGCCCCGTACAGCCAGTTTCAGAACGTCACGTGGGACCCGCCGACCATCTCCGTGGCGGTGAACTGTCAGCCGGACGGCCGCCCGAAAGACACGGCGGCGAACGCGATGGCTACCGGCCAATTGGGCTGGAGCATGGCGACCGAGCGCCATTTCGATGAGATGGTCATGACGAATCATGATCTCCCTCCAGCCGTGGACGAGTTCGAGTACGCGAACCTGGAGTCCACTCCGTCGAGGCTTATCGCGCCCCCTCTTGTCGCAGGTGCCCCGGTCAAATTCGAATGCGAACTTCAGCAGTCGATCTATCTTCCGGGACGGACTCCAGAGTCATCCACCCACTTGCTGATTGCCCGTGTGATCGGTATCCATATCGACGAGGACTTTCTCACTGACGGGATGCTGGACATCGCGAAAATGCGCCCCCTCGCACGCCTTGGCTATCTCGACTTCACGGTCGTGGAGAAGACCGTACAGCCACCAACCGCCAGCCTGCGGTCACCTGACTCCATTGCCTTCATGGCCGAGCAGAAAGCCGGTTGA
- a CDS encoding TetR/AcrR family transcriptional regulator, with protein MVALKLSSREIARQAIRDRIQQVAEMLFAEHGYRDTTVGAIATGVGISERTFFRYFATKDDLLFWSFAADTQWVIDTIDAHPVSDDTWDTLHAVVQAALGRLNEEAQRRAALFQRIAAESPHVSAAYLTHLQAFQRRIAEALWLRSRSNLGSEASDRITEGRPGGSDERIVLYAVVSSVFAAISEVTSLSSDRTAAEQQRLIHATLTAMRPSHAGTRAGTIGDRDAH; from the coding sequence GTGGTCGCGCTGAAGCTCTCATCGCGCGAGATCGCCCGTCAGGCGATTCGCGACAGAATCCAGCAGGTCGCGGAGATGCTCTTCGCCGAGCACGGGTACCGCGACACGACCGTTGGCGCCATCGCCACAGGCGTCGGGATCTCGGAGCGCACCTTCTTCCGCTACTTCGCGACGAAAGACGACCTCCTCTTCTGGAGCTTCGCCGCCGATACGCAGTGGGTGATCGACACGATCGATGCCCATCCGGTGAGTGACGATACCTGGGACACTCTGCACGCCGTCGTGCAGGCAGCCCTTGGCCGGCTCAACGAAGAAGCACAGCGGAGGGCGGCGCTGTTTCAGAGGATCGCCGCCGAGTCCCCCCATGTCTCCGCGGCCTACCTCACTCATCTCCAAGCGTTTCAGCGTCGCATCGCGGAAGCACTCTGGCTCCGCAGTCGGTCCAACCTCGGCAGCGAAGCGAGCGACCGGATCACGGAGGGCCGGCCGGGAGGATCTGACGAGCGGATAGTCCTGTACGCCGTTGTCAGTTCGGTCTTCGCCGCCATCAGCGAAGTCACTTCTCTTTCCTCCGACCGCACGGCCGCCGAACAGCAACGGCTGATACACGCCACGCTGACGGCCATGCGCCCCTCGCACGCGGGCACGCGCGCGGGGACAATCGGCGATCGTGATGCTCACTGA
- a CDS encoding sodium-dependent transporter, whose protein sequence is MATATMQTHKREAFGSRNVFILSAIGSAVGLGNIWRFPYVAYEGGGGAFLIPYLCALLTAGIPLLFLDYAIGHRFRGSAPLAFRRMHPAAEALGWWQVLICVVIAVYYAVIIAWAGMYTWFSAQLAWGPGKEQEFFLGDFLQTADVAEGGLSTTFLPQVGLPLVAVWVVVIGIMALGVKRGIGRANLVLMPLLTVMFAILVVQALFLPGAMDGLNAFFTPNWEALADPAVWASAYGHIFFSLSVAFGIMVTYASYLKRKTDLTGSGLVVAFANSGFEILAGIGVFAALGFMAHAQGTEVSGVATSGIGLAFIAFPTIVSQATGGSIIGVLFFGALVFAGITSLISILEVIVAALQDKLGWARIRTTLTVSIPLAIVSIALFSTTTALTVLDTADAFVNAFGIMAVALVAIVVVAWILHKLPALQIHLNTRSSFRVGILWRLLLAVLAPIVLGYLFISELVSKISEPYSGYPVWFVAIFGWGMVVALVVLAILLSLLPWSARSHAKDDPEYDEFLLDEQYDPDPETGAVHLPAATESGARS, encoded by the coding sequence ATGGCGACCGCAACGATGCAGACCCACAAACGCGAGGCATTCGGCTCGCGGAACGTGTTCATCCTTTCGGCGATCGGTTCCGCCGTGGGCCTCGGGAACATTTGGCGGTTCCCCTACGTCGCGTACGAGGGTGGGGGCGGCGCCTTCCTCATCCCCTACCTGTGCGCGCTGCTGACGGCAGGCATCCCGTTGCTGTTCCTGGACTACGCGATCGGTCACCGCTTCCGGGGATCCGCGCCCCTCGCGTTCCGTCGCATGCATCCGGCAGCCGAGGCGCTCGGATGGTGGCAGGTACTGATTTGCGTCGTGATCGCGGTGTACTACGCGGTCATCATCGCGTGGGCCGGCATGTACACCTGGTTCTCGGCGCAGCTCGCCTGGGGGCCGGGCAAAGAGCAGGAGTTCTTCCTCGGCGATTTCCTTCAGACGGCGGATGTCGCCGAAGGCGGCCTTTCGACGACGTTCCTGCCTCAGGTCGGCCTTCCTCTGGTCGCGGTCTGGGTCGTCGTGATCGGGATCATGGCGCTGGGGGTCAAACGGGGCATCGGCCGCGCGAATCTGGTGCTCATGCCGCTTCTGACCGTCATGTTCGCGATCCTCGTGGTGCAGGCTCTGTTCCTTCCCGGCGCGATGGACGGGCTCAACGCGTTCTTCACGCCGAACTGGGAGGCGCTCGCCGACCCCGCCGTGTGGGCGTCGGCATATGGGCACATCTTCTTCTCGCTGTCCGTCGCGTTCGGCATCATGGTGACCTACGCGTCGTACCTCAAGCGCAAGACCGACCTCACCGGTTCGGGCCTGGTCGTAGCCTTCGCCAACTCGGGTTTCGAGATCCTGGCGGGCATCGGTGTCTTCGCCGCGCTCGGCTTCATGGCCCACGCGCAGGGCACCGAGGTGTCAGGGGTGGCGACATCCGGCATCGGCCTCGCGTTCATCGCGTTCCCCACGATCGTCTCCCAGGCCACAGGCGGATCGATCATCGGCGTGCTGTTCTTCGGGGCGCTGGTCTTCGCCGGCATCACCTCGCTCATCTCCATTCTCGAAGTGATCGTGGCGGCTTTGCAGGACAAGCTCGGGTGGGCGCGTATCCGCACGACGCTCACAGTGTCGATTCCGCTCGCGATCGTCTCGATCGCCCTGTTCTCGACGACCACCGCCCTGACCGTGCTCGATACGGCGGATGCCTTCGTCAACGCGTTCGGCATCATGGCGGTCGCGCTCGTGGCCATCGTCGTCGTCGCCTGGATCCTGCACAAGCTGCCCGCGCTGCAGATCCACCTCAACACTCGATCGAGTTTCCGCGTCGGCATCCTGTGGAGACTGCTGCTCGCGGTGCTCGCCCCGATCGTGCTCGGCTATCTGTTCATCAGCGAGCTCGTATCGAAGATCTCTGAGCCGTACAGCGGCTACCCGGTCTGGTTCGTCGCAATCTTCGGCTGGGGGATGGTGGTCGCCCTCGTGGTGCTCGCGATCCTGCTGTCCCTGCTGCCGTGGAGTGCCCGGTCGCATGCGAAGGACGACCCCGAGTACGACGAGTTCCTTCTCGATGAGCAATACGATCCCGACCCCGAGACCGGCGCAGTCCACCTGCCCGCGGCGACGGAGAGCGGAGCACGTTCATGA
- a CDS encoding GNAT family N-acetyltransferase translates to MTRFSHAVTEFWKQPFAGRLTYSDQRLSLIVNPTLDEGERVTVLRTASDSHTAIALSAEVADALECDGTRTDSSPLDEARVRSALAEAGVQLHGADNLYYFPEGYEAEAETASAPGIVRQLTAGDRELFEAFEARASEQDRDDAQVDLEDWAAFGVIVEDRLVSAASTYPWRGSTLADFGVLTLTDERGHGYGRRLVRAMAGHASDLGLELQYRCQVDNAASNALAAAAGLRLFGQWEVPTPPRDDDADSSAD, encoded by the coding sequence GTGACCCGCTTCTCCCACGCCGTCACCGAATTCTGGAAGCAGCCGTTCGCCGGTCGGCTCACCTACTCCGACCAACGTCTGAGCTTGATCGTGAACCCGACGCTCGACGAGGGAGAACGTGTCACCGTTCTCCGCACTGCGTCGGACTCCCATACTGCGATCGCGCTGAGCGCGGAGGTCGCCGACGCTCTGGAATGCGACGGTACGCGCACGGATTCATCCCCGCTCGACGAAGCCCGCGTGCGGAGTGCCCTCGCCGAAGCCGGAGTGCAGCTCCACGGCGCGGACAACCTCTACTACTTCCCCGAGGGCTACGAGGCCGAGGCGGAGACCGCGTCGGCGCCCGGGATCGTTCGCCAGCTGACCGCCGGCGATCGTGAGCTGTTCGAGGCATTCGAGGCGCGAGCGTCCGAGCAGGACCGTGACGACGCCCAGGTCGATCTCGAAGATTGGGCGGCGTTCGGCGTCATCGTCGAAGACCGGCTCGTGAGTGCCGCCAGCACCTACCCGTGGCGGGGCTCGACCCTCGCCGACTTCGGCGTACTCACGCTCACGGATGAGCGCGGCCACGGGTACGGGCGTCGTCTCGTTCGTGCCATGGCGGGCCACGCGAGCGATCTCGGGCTCGAGCTGCAGTACCGCTGCCAGGTCGACAACGCGGCGTCGAATGCGCTCGCCGCGGCTGCAGGGCTGCGGCTCTTCGGCCAGTGGGAAGTGCCGACGCCGCCACGCGACGACGACGCAGATTCATCCGCCGACTGA